The DNA window TGGAAAAAATCATATTTCTGATAGTTACGTGATATTATGTGCTAATAACCCTACAACAAAAAAAGGCTCAAATGCAGAATTTGAATAGCAACTCGATTAACATGCAGAACCAGCTAAAGATAACtcctaacaatattttatttagaCTGTTAGCAAGTCGAGTGAAGTAGAATATCAAGGTAATCATAACATAATAATGCCTTAACTAAGACTGAAGTGCTTGTTTTCTGCATGAATTAGATGACTGAGGCATGATATGAAAGGAAAAATCTCAAGGACAAATTGAAAAAACCCATACCTCACAGAGTAAACAATCAATTGTTTTTTCCCTTGAAAGCCCTTCAAATGCCCATGAACCTTAACATATGTGCCATTTCTAAATTGAGTCGTAAATGAAAGACAAGTTAGAAAAACTAGGGATTAAAACCATAAGCCATAAAAAAAGAATCTGAGTGCAAAAGGGATTACGATAATAGCTCCATTTCCTTTGTATCAACAGCTTCTTGTACCCTAAAATGTCCATATACCACAAACAAGTCAATGAAACGTAGACATTTCagcataataaaataataaaggacCCCTAAGGCATACCATCTATGACAGTCGATTCGGCCAGTTCCATCATCAAGTGTGAAAGAAACATCAGTCACCCTTTCAGTTTTCTCAAGCAGCAATCCAACCAATTTCACCTAAATGTATTATagttaaaatataaaatcaatgaACGAAGACTTAAATAACTACCAATCAGTGTTTCTCCTAGTTAAAACTCAAATTTTACTCAATGTTTCTTCGTccaaaaacaaatatatatagaaaaacatAACCTACGTTGTTCACTGATACTCCATCAATCAAAAAATTGGCCTTATCATCACTCGCTTGAAAAGCTTCTCTTATTTGCTTCACCGTCAATGGAAGTAAACCTTGTGCCTCGCGATTCTGCATAAACCCGAGAACAAAATGCAACAATATTATCCCCAAAAAATCAAATCGAACACAAATCGTCCAAACCAGAACGGAAAACAGAAAAACATAGATCGTGTTCCCAGCAGCTTACCGATCGTACGAAAATGCATATGAATTACGAATTGCACTTACGAAACTGGCAGCTTAGGGTTTATAGAAAAGGTTTAGAGACGAAACAAGTATGGAATAATTAAGTTGCaacaaaaatacaaaagaaTACGGGTAAGAATGAAATCATGCGTTTGCGAATCCGCACCTTGGCCGGAGAGAAGGAGGGATCGGCGGTTTGGGTAGCCTGAGAAGGCATGAAGCCGCCGCCGGAGAAGGCAGCGCTGCCGTCAAATTCGCTGTTTCCGTACATTTATATTGAGTAGTGCGTCCGGCGCCTCGCCGATTAAGATGTATGGTGGCGGCTGAAGCGAAGCAGGAGAGGGAGGAATATAGGATCCAAGGGATTATGCAGTTCCCGCCATATGTTGTTTTCTCAAATGCTTTATGTTCAATTTTGAAGCTAGGTTCCacattttttgtcattttttaaaaaattcgctgttcctttttaattttgttgaacCCTTGATTATTGTTATTCCCTCGGTTcaccatttaaagagtcattttgactcaatatgggttttaagaaattgtttaactttaggaagaaaagtaaaagaaaaaagtgggtggaatgtgagacccatttaaattattagttttatattagaTTATGAGTGTAAAAGGTTAGTGGGATGTGGGATCTACAAAgtaaatggttctataaatctggacaaaccaaaatggtaaaaagatTCTTTAAATGgtagacggagggaatatattcCATTAGTTtatcaaattaataataaaatgattattacaaatatatatggctaactattttatgattttatatataatacCAAAATGGC is part of the Salvia splendens isolate huo1 chromosome 6, SspV2, whole genome shotgun sequence genome and encodes:
- the LOC121809895 gene encoding replication protein A 32 kDa subunit A-like isoform X2 — protein: MYGNSEFDGSAAFSGGGFMPSQATQTADPSFSPAKNREAQGLLPLTVKQIREAFQASDDKANFLIDGVSVNNVKLVGLLLEKTERVTDVSFTLDDGTGRIDCHRWVQEAVDTKEMELLSNGTYVKVHGHLKGFQGKKQLIVYSVRSVTDYNEIPNHFAECMYVHCYNTRTRMQDAPQVTGQMPNPALNTPSKGYQPTSSNHFSAQHVDAIRGIDKLVLNYMQQPSCIGKENGVHRVELAKQLNVPEHKILEAIASLESEGLVYSTIDEFHYKSTANG
- the LOC121809895 gene encoding replication protein A 32 kDa subunit A-like isoform X1, producing MYGNSEFDGSAAFSGGGFMPSQATQTADPSFSPAKNREAQGLLPLTVKQIREAFQASDDKANFLIDGVSVNNVKLVGLLLEKTERVTDVSFTLDDGTGRIDCHRWVQEAVDTKEMELLSNGTYVKVHGHLKGFQGKKQLIVYSVRSVTDYNEIPNHFAECMYVHCYNTRTRKMQDAPQVTGQMPNPALNTPSKGYQPTSSNHFSAQHVDAIRGIDKLVLNYMQQPSCIGKENGVHRVELAKQLNVPEHKILEAIASLESEGLVYSTIDEFHYKSTANG